A genomic stretch from Alphaproteobacteria bacterium includes:
- a CDS encoding MucR family transcriptional regulator, whose amino-acid sequence MREDNGEKAGRSDMLRMTTEVVAAYVSNNALAPSQLPEIIRSVHGALDQLIGGTDQARHEMLKPVVPIKRSVTPEYIVCLEDGKKLKMLKRHLRTTYDMTPDEYRAKWGLPPEYPMVAPNYAAQRSAFAKKIGLGRKPSTEGRRRSR is encoded by the coding sequence ATGAGGGAAGACAACGGTGAAAAGGCGGGTCGCAGTGACATGCTGCGTATGACGACCGAGGTTGTCGCAGCCTATGTAAGCAATAATGCCCTCGCTCCGTCTCAATTACCCGAGATAATCCGCTCGGTCCACGGGGCATTGGATCAATTAATCGGCGGAACCGACCAGGCCAGACACGAAATGCTCAAGCCCGTCGTACCGATCAAACGTTCCGTCACACCCGAATACATCGTCTGTCTGGAAGACGGCAAGAAATTGAAGATGCTCAAACGCCATCTGCGCACGACCTACGATATGACCCCCGACGAATATCGCGCCAAATGGGGCCTTCCCCCGGAATATCCCATGGTAGCACCCAATTACGCCGCCCAGCGCTCGGCCTTTGCGAAGAAGATCGGGCTCGGCCGCAAACCCTCCACAGAAGGCCGCCGCCGATCACGCTAG
- the rpiB gene encoding ribose 5-phosphate isomerase B, with protein MPAELIAIASDHAGFALKSVLRAELEALGYRVLDLGANSSESVDYPDFAAAMARTIESKQALRGVLICGTGIGMSIAANRSRAVRAAVCHDVSSAGLARRHNDANVLALGARLIGEEVAKDCLRTFLSTAFDGGERHGRRVSKLSGA; from the coding sequence ATGCCCGCGGAATTAATTGCGATCGCCTCAGACCATGCAGGGTTCGCACTCAAGTCGGTGTTGCGCGCCGAGCTTGAGGCGCTGGGCTACAGGGTGCTCGACCTCGGAGCGAATTCATCGGAGAGCGTCGACTATCCCGACTTCGCAGCGGCAATGGCGCGAACAATCGAAAGCAAGCAGGCGCTGCGCGGCGTGCTTATATGCGGCACGGGGATCGGCATGAGTATTGCCGCAAACAGAAGCCGCGCGGTCCGGGCCGCGGTATGCCACGATGTTTCCTCGGCCGGACTGGCGCGCCGCCACAACGACGCGAACGTCTTGGCGCTCGGCGCGCGGCTCATCGGGGAGGAAGTGGCGAAGGACTGCCTGCGTACTTTCTTGTCGACGGCGTTCGATGGCGGTGAGCGTCATGGGAGGCGTGTTTCGAAGTTATCCGGGGCGTGA
- the glyA gene encoding serine hydroxymethyltransferase: MTRQDGASASPAGTLDRFFSAGLSQVDPEVAHAIRGELGRQQSQIELIASENIVSRAVLEAQGSVLTNKYAEGYPGRRYYGGCEHVDIVESLAIERAKKLFGCAFANVQPHSGAQANTAVFFALLQPGDKFMGLSLAAGGHLTHGAPPSVSGKWFVPVPYGVRREDCLIDYDELARLAEQHRPKLIIAGGSAYPRFIDFARFRTIADSVGAYLMVDMAHFAGLVAGGVHPSPLPHAHVVTTTTHKTLRGARGGMILSMDENLGKKINSGIFPGTQGGPLLHAIAGKAVALGEALKPEFKIYARHVVDNAHALAATLVRRGYDIVTGGTDTHLMLVDLRSKRLTGKIAVESLERGAITCNKNGVPFDPEKPTITSGVRLGTPASTTRGFGVPEFNEVGELIADLLDGLASGSNDNSAVERKVRARAESLCARFPIYPDF; the protein is encoded by the coding sequence ATGACGAGACAAGATGGCGCGAGTGCTTCACCGGCTGGCACGCTCGACCGATTTTTCTCGGCTGGCCTCTCCCAAGTCGATCCGGAGGTGGCGCACGCCATTCGGGGTGAACTTGGGCGCCAGCAAAGCCAAATCGAACTCATCGCTTCGGAGAACATCGTCTCGCGCGCCGTTCTCGAGGCGCAAGGCTCCGTGCTCACCAACAAATACGCGGAGGGTTATCCCGGTCGCCGTTATTACGGCGGCTGCGAACATGTGGACATCGTCGAAAGTTTGGCGATCGAGCGCGCCAAAAAACTTTTCGGCTGTGCCTTCGCAAACGTGCAGCCCCATTCGGGTGCGCAGGCCAATACCGCGGTCTTCTTCGCCTTGTTGCAGCCGGGCGACAAATTCATGGGACTTTCGCTCGCGGCGGGCGGACACCTCACGCATGGCGCCCCGCCGAGCGTGTCGGGCAAGTGGTTCGTCCCCGTACCCTACGGGGTGCGGCGGGAAGATTGTCTGATCGATTATGACGAGCTTGCGCGTCTCGCCGAGCAGCATCGTCCGAAACTGATCATCGCGGGCGGATCCGCCTATCCTCGCTTCATCGATTTTGCCCGGTTCAGGACGATTGCCGACAGCGTCGGTGCGTATCTCATGGTCGACATGGCGCACTTCGCCGGGCTCGTCGCAGGCGGGGTGCATCCGAGCCCGTTGCCGCATGCCCACGTCGTCACGACGACCACGCACAAGACGCTGCGCGGTGCGCGTGGCGGAATGATCCTGTCAATGGACGAAAACCTCGGCAAGAAGATCAACTCCGGCATCTTCCCGGGCACGCAAGGCGGGCCGCTCCTGCATGCGATCGCCGGCAAGGCGGTGGCTCTGGGCGAAGCGCTCAAGCCCGAATTCAAGATCTATGCCCGGCACGTCGTGGATAACGCCCATGCGCTGGCTGCGACCCTTGTCCGGCGCGGCTACGACATCGTGACGGGCGGCACCGATACGCACCTCATGCTGGTCGATCTGCGCTCGAAGCGGCTGACCGGTAAGATCGCTGTCGAAAGCCTCGAGCGGGGTGCGATCACGTGCAACAAGAACGGCGTGCCCTTCGACCCCGAAAAACCGACGATCACATCGGGCGTTCGCCTCGGCACGCCCGCCTCGACGACGCGGGGGTTCGGCGTCCCCGAGTTCAACGAGGTGGGCGAGTTGATCGCCGATTTGCTCGACGGCCTTGCCTCGGGATCGAATGATAACAGTGCGGTCGAGCGCAAAGTGCGCGCGCGCGCTGAATCCTTATGCGCGCGGTTTCCGATCTATCCGGATTTTTGA
- the nrdR gene encoding transcriptional regulator NrdR, whose protein sequence is MRCPFCGHEDTQVKDSRPTEDNAAIRRRRFCPACGSRFTTFERVQLRELMVIKKNGQRATFDRDKLVRSIQIACRKRPVDPERIERIVNSIVRRLESSGESDIRSEVIGEMVMDALRGLDPVAYVRFASVYRNFREAKDFEDFVGQLSDTAE, encoded by the coding sequence ATGCGTTGTCCGTTTTGTGGCCACGAGGACACCCAGGTCAAGGATTCCCGGCCGACCGAAGACAATGCCGCAATTCGCCGCCGACGCTTCTGTCCGGCGTGCGGTTCGCGCTTCACGACGTTCGAGCGCGTGCAGCTCCGCGAACTCATGGTCATCAAGAAGAATGGCCAGCGCGCAACTTTCGACCGGGACAAGCTTGTCCGCTCGATCCAAATTGCTTGTCGAAAACGGCCGGTCGATCCTGAACGCATCGAGCGCATCGTCAATTCGATCGTGCGGCGTCTCGAAAGCTCTGGCGAGAGCGATATCCGCTCGGAGGTGATTGGCGAGATGGTGATGGACGCGCTCCGCGGCCTCGACCCGGTCGCCTACGTGAGGTTCGCTTCGGTCTACCGAAATTTCCGCGAGGCCAAGGATTTCGAGGATTTCGTCGGGCAATTGAGCGACACTGCCGAGTGA
- the ribD gene encoding bifunctional diaminohydroxyphosphoribosylaminopyrimidine deaminase/5-amino-6-(5-phosphoribosylamino)uracil reductase RibD, whose product MTVTSDSADRRFMQAALGLARRGLGRVWPNPAVGCIIVRGGRVVGRGWTQSGGRPHAETEALRRAGEAARGAVAYVTLEPCSHRGVTPPCADALIRAGIKRVCVAIGDPDPRVSGAGIERLKNAGVDVAAGLLHDDAMEVNAGFFTLQRKARPLVTWKTATTLDGRIATHLGESQWITGELARQRAHLLRATHDAISVGVGTALTDDPELTCRLPGLEAASPVRVVIDGRLRTPLTSRLVSTNVSIPTWFVTRSDAPEERRNTLLRLGVAVILVPPGEGDRPDLNGALRELGKRGITRLLVEGGSQLAAALLREDLVDRIAWFRAPIAVGGDGLPAAAAFGVDRLAEAPRFERTSVISCGVDTLETFSRRA is encoded by the coding sequence GTGACAGTAACGAGCGACAGTGCCGATCGACGCTTCATGCAAGCCGCCCTGGGATTGGCCCGCCGCGGGCTCGGTCGCGTGTGGCCAAATCCCGCCGTGGGCTGCATCATCGTCCGCGGGGGTCGTGTCGTCGGGCGAGGTTGGACCCAATCAGGAGGGCGGCCTCATGCCGAAACGGAGGCACTTAGGCGGGCAGGCGAGGCGGCGCGCGGTGCTGTCGCCTACGTGACCCTCGAGCCCTGCAGCCATCGTGGCGTCACCCCACCTTGTGCCGATGCCTTGATCCGCGCAGGTATTAAGCGCGTCTGTGTGGCGATCGGAGACCCCGACCCGCGTGTCTCGGGTGCCGGTATCGAACGGCTTAAGAATGCCGGAGTCGATGTTGCGGCGGGCCTCCTTCACGACGATGCCATGGAGGTCAATGCGGGCTTCTTCACGCTCCAGCGCAAGGCCCGGCCGCTCGTCACCTGGAAGACAGCGACCACGCTCGACGGCCGCATCGCAACGCATTTGGGCGAAAGTCAGTGGATTACCGGAGAATTGGCCCGCCAGCGCGCGCATCTTCTTCGCGCCACTCACGATGCAATCTCGGTCGGCGTCGGCACAGCCTTGACGGATGATCCCGAACTCACCTGCAGGCTGCCGGGCCTCGAGGCGGCATCGCCCGTCCGCGTTGTGATCGACGGCAGGCTGCGCACGCCGCTGACGAGCCGGCTTGTCTCGACGAACGTTTCAATACCGACCTGGTTCGTCACCCGTTCGGATGCGCCGGAGGAACGCCGTAACACGTTGTTGCGCCTCGGCGTCGCTGTCATTTTGGTACCGCCTGGCGAAGGCGACCGGCCCGACCTCAATGGCGCCTTGCGTGAACTCGGCAAGCGCGGGATCACCCGCCTCCTTGTCGAGGGTGGCAGCCAGCTCGCTGCTGCCCTGCTTCGCGAAGATCTGGTCGATCGGATCGCCTGGTTTCGCGCGCCGATCGCCGTCGGCGGCGACGGGCTTCCGGCGGCTGCCGCGTTCGGCGTCGACAGGCTCGCCGAGGCGCCGCGCTTCGAGCGCACCTCGGTAATTTCCTGCGGCGTCGATACGCTGGAAACATTCTCGCGTCGAGCATAG